A stretch of Paludisphaera borealis DNA encodes these proteins:
- a CDS encoding prepilin-type N-terminal cleavage/methylation domain-containing protein — MLDTLRNNDGGRSRPSSATRRPGGFTLVELIVVMVIISIILVFMLNASMSALRSAQEKATQGLIAKIDSALSDRVDAILQARVASPTAVQTIVSQIYDGVTPMNASTSERAFVLAQIELFQREMPDVFYVQDPATYGYPLNFAANPYPIVDGSPNTVATAPDADAPYVLPLGTGWPYSAVTGANYFNPGLGIYGASYNVAAGVYKNLGYLPTGFDGVDNNGDGRVDEWAEGVGGNAAVLALVQTNLAAHTHKTARAEMLYALLVEAQGPFGSILNRDDFTDKEVQDTDGDGLPEFVDAWGEPLQFFRWPLLFHSDFQQGQRFLTNTTTGNPVYSSPYDDMIQQRELDALDPNQQLMSAAWWSSGYNDATQNSAVPPFPAGFTSNGTGKWSPGVAFFENYFHLLHEPLFQSATAPVPGQFWDRGAPGGDFAARRSFSSKFLVVSAGPDKQLGVFLYGDAALQSDLATAASGSIYSAAFPLLGMESLAAPLNYQDLTNLVTGKVSLGDTVTSVSSSPNYPPTTLDIQAQGQDDINNHNIPAGGIGGSAP; from the coding sequence GTGCTCGATACATTGCGGAACAACGACGGCGGGCGGTCCAGACCCTCGTCGGCGACGCGCCGACCGGGAGGGTTCACGCTGGTCGAGCTGATCGTCGTCATGGTCATCATCAGCATCATCCTCGTGTTCATGCTGAACGCGTCGATGAGCGCCCTGCGGTCGGCCCAGGAGAAGGCGACCCAGGGCCTGATCGCCAAGATCGACTCGGCCCTCAGCGACCGCGTCGACGCCATCCTCCAGGCCCGCGTCGCCTCGCCGACGGCGGTGCAGACCATCGTCTCGCAGATCTACGACGGTGTCACGCCCATGAACGCCTCGACCTCCGAGCGGGCCTTCGTGCTGGCCCAGATCGAGCTGTTCCAGCGCGAGATGCCCGACGTCTTCTACGTTCAAGACCCCGCGACGTACGGCTACCCGCTCAACTTCGCGGCCAACCCGTACCCGATCGTCGACGGTTCTCCAAACACCGTCGCCACCGCGCCCGACGCCGACGCCCCGTACGTCCTGCCGCTCGGCACGGGGTGGCCGTACAGTGCAGTGACCGGGGCGAACTACTTCAACCCCGGCCTGGGGATCTACGGCGCGTCGTACAACGTGGCCGCGGGCGTGTACAAGAATCTCGGCTATTTGCCCACGGGGTTCGACGGCGTCGACAACAACGGCGACGGCCGCGTCGACGAGTGGGCCGAGGGGGTGGGCGGCAACGCCGCCGTCCTGGCGCTCGTTCAGACGAACCTCGCGGCCCACACGCACAAGACCGCGCGGGCGGAGATGTTGTACGCCCTGCTGGTCGAAGCGCAAGGGCCGTTCGGCTCGATCCTCAACCGCGACGACTTCACCGACAAGGAAGTTCAGGACACTGACGGCGACGGCCTCCCCGAGTTCGTCGACGCCTGGGGCGAGCCGCTCCAGTTCTTCCGCTGGCCGTTGCTCTTCCATTCCGACTTTCAGCAGGGTCAGAGGTTCCTCACCAACACGACCACCGGCAATCCCGTCTATTCGTCGCCCTACGACGACATGATCCAGCAGCGCGAGCTCGACGCGCTCGACCCCAACCAGCAGCTCATGTCGGCGGCCTGGTGGTCGAGCGGGTACAACGACGCCACCCAGAACAGCGCCGTGCCGCCGTTCCCCGCGGGCTTCACGTCCAACGGGACGGGCAAATGGAGCCCCGGCGTGGCCTTCTTCGAGAACTACTTCCACCTGCTGCACGAGCCCCTGTTTCAGTCGGCGACGGCCCCCGTTCCCGGCCAGTTCTGGGATCGCGGCGCGCCGGGCGGCGACTTTGCCGCGCGGCGGTCGTTCTCCAGCAAGTTCCTGGTCGTCTCGGCGGGCCCCGACAAGCAGCTCGGCGTGTTTCTGTACGGCGACGCCGCTTTGCAGTCCGACCTTGCGACCGCAGCGAGTGGCAGCATTTACTCGGCGGCGTTTCCGTTGCTCGGCATGGAGAGCCTTGCGGCTCCGTTGAATTATCAGGATCTCACCAATCTGGTGACGGGCAAAGTGAGCCTGGGCGACACGGTTACCAGTGTGTCTTCGTCTCCGAACTACCCTCCGACGACCCTAGACATTCAGGCCCAGGGTCAGGACGACATCAACAACCACAACATCCCGGCAGGTGGGATCGGAGGGTCCGCGCCATGA
- a CDS encoding GspE/PulE family protein — translation MARRLGTIMVDMGYLDEDGLMRVLEDQKRSGSELMGKVAVRLGLVKEDQVLKALGEQLGMKVMRLADTTIPAEMTELVTENMATTFKVVPISQHKKDKSVTVAMAEPQNPSTLGDLRTFLGVEVKGAIASESDVAAAIERLYAGHHESISDVVRQIEQDKGLQKMAGRNESTIDLEAIEEMAEAAPVRKLLNMVLLLAIKDKASDIHFEPFEEEYKMRYRVDGILYELVPPPRHLAPAISSRIKVMSNLDIAERRLPQDGKIQLALGGNNVDIRVSTLPTMFGESVVLRILDRSVVQLDLKKLGMPEDTLARWLDVIHKPNGIILVTGPTSSGKTTTLYATLNDLNKIEDKIITTEEPVEYEIEGLIQVPINPEIGVTFGACLRAILRQDPDKILVGETRDLETAEISIQASLTGHVVFTTLHTNDAPSAVTRLRDMGLPTFLITATIEAVLAQRLVRKLCVNCKTEFMPGPEVIMELGLTQEQAASQKWFYGKGCERCNNTGYKGRMGIYELIVMNDVLRDMIVAEVSLDEFREACRKYGMRTLRESGLQAIGDGRTSVEEILRETMTEV, via the coding sequence ATGGCACGACGGCTCGGCACGATCATGGTCGACATGGGCTACCTGGACGAGGACGGCCTCATGAGGGTCCTTGAGGACCAGAAGCGCTCGGGCTCCGAGCTCATGGGCAAGGTCGCGGTGCGCCTCGGGTTGGTGAAGGAGGACCAGGTCCTCAAGGCGCTCGGCGAGCAGCTCGGGATGAAGGTGATGCGGCTGGCCGACACCACGATCCCCGCCGAGATGACGGAGCTAGTCACCGAGAACATGGCCACGACCTTCAAGGTGGTGCCGATCTCGCAGCACAAGAAGGACAAGAGCGTCACGGTGGCGATGGCCGAGCCCCAGAACCCTTCCACCTTGGGCGATCTGCGGACGTTCCTGGGGGTGGAGGTGAAGGGGGCGATCGCGTCCGAGTCGGACGTGGCGGCGGCGATCGAGCGGCTGTACGCCGGCCATCACGAGTCGATCTCGGACGTGGTCCGGCAGATCGAGCAGGACAAGGGCCTGCAGAAGATGGCCGGCCGCAACGAGAGCACGATCGACCTCGAGGCCATCGAGGAGATGGCCGAGGCCGCGCCGGTGCGCAAGCTCTTGAACATGGTCTTGCTGCTGGCGATCAAGGACAAGGCCTCGGACATCCACTTCGAGCCGTTCGAGGAAGAGTACAAGATGCGGTACCGGGTCGACGGCATCCTGTACGAGCTGGTGCCGCCGCCGCGGCACCTGGCGCCGGCGATCTCCAGCCGCATCAAGGTGATGTCGAACCTCGACATCGCCGAGCGTCGGCTGCCGCAGGACGGCAAGATCCAGCTCGCCCTGGGGGGCAACAACGTCGACATCCGGGTCTCGACCCTGCCGACGATGTTCGGCGAGAGCGTCGTCCTGCGGATTCTCGACCGCTCGGTCGTCCAGCTCGACCTCAAGAAGCTGGGCATGCCCGAAGACACCCTGGCGCGGTGGCTCGACGTGATCCACAAGCCCAACGGCATCATCCTGGTGACCGGGCCGACCTCGTCGGGCAAGACCACCACGCTCTACGCCACGCTCAACGACCTGAACAAGATCGAAGACAAGATCATCACTACTGAGGAGCCGGTCGAGTACGAGATCGAGGGGCTGATCCAGGTGCCGATCAACCCCGAGATCGGCGTGACCTTCGGCGCCTGCCTGCGGGCGATCCTCCGGCAGGACCCCGACAAGATCCTGGTGGGGGAGACCCGCGACCTGGAGACCGCCGAGATCTCGATCCAGGCGTCGCTCACCGGCCACGTCGTCTTCACCACGCTGCACACAAACGACGCCCCCTCGGCCGTGACCCGGCTCCGCGACATGGGGCTGCCGACGTTCTTGATCACCGCCACCATCGAGGCCGTGCTTGCGCAGCGGCTGGTGCGGAAGCTCTGCGTGAACTGCAAGACCGAGTTCATGCCCGGCCCCGAGGTGATCATGGAGCTGGGGCTGACCCAGGAGCAGGCCGCGTCGCAGAAGTGGTTCTACGGCAAGGGCTGCGAGCGCTGCAACAACACCGGCTACAAGGGCCGCATGGGGATTTACGAGCTGATCGTCATGAACGACGTGCTCCGCGACATGATCGTCGCCGAGGTCTCGCTCGACGAGTTCCGCGAGGCGTGCCGCAAGTACGGCATGCGGACCCTCCGCGAGTCGGGCCTGCAGGCGATCGGCGACGGCCGGACCAGCGTCGAGGAGATCCTCCGCGAGACGATGACCGAGGTTTGA
- a CDS encoding type IV pilus twitching motility protein PilT produces the protein MGTLLIDKLLQTVCTQKASDLHLTVGTQPMLRLHGHLRPLATKVLEAPDTMALMKSITPERCQQELQEVGGTDFGFAFGEMARFRVAIFKQRGNIGLVLRRIPNEFLTFEQLGLPKVMEDLIQRPRGLILVTGPTGSGKTTSLASMINWINHNMDRHIITIEDPIEYFHKHNKSLVNQREIGIDVPDFPEAIRRALRMDPDIILVGEMRDLATIQAAITAAETGHIVFGTLHTNSAEGTVNRIIDVFPKEQQDQIRTQLSVAIIGVLAQALLPRKPKGLVAAYEMLVVTPAISNLIRENKTYRIDSSIQTGRKHGMILLDDSLFNLWKQGLVEETEVLYKARKINDLRDRIENAKKGIFEDEDAEEEAAD, from the coding sequence ATGGGCACGCTGCTCATCGATAAGCTGCTCCAGACCGTGTGCACGCAGAAGGCCAGCGACCTTCACCTGACCGTCGGCACTCAGCCGATGTTGCGACTTCACGGTCACTTGCGCCCGCTCGCCACCAAGGTGCTTGAAGCGCCCGACACGATGGCCCTGATGAAGAGCATCACGCCGGAGCGGTGCCAGCAAGAGTTGCAGGAAGTGGGGGGGACCGACTTCGGGTTCGCGTTCGGCGAGATGGCCCGCTTCCGCGTGGCCATCTTCAAGCAGCGCGGCAACATCGGTCTTGTGTTGCGGCGGATTCCCAACGAGTTCCTCACGTTCGAGCAGCTTGGGCTGCCCAAGGTGATGGAAGATTTGATCCAGCGGCCGCGCGGTTTGATCCTGGTCACCGGGCCGACGGGCTCGGGCAAGACCACGAGCTTGGCCTCGATGATCAACTGGATCAACCACAACATGGACCGCCACATCATCACGATCGAGGACCCGATCGAGTATTTCCACAAGCACAACAAATCGCTTGTGAACCAGCGCGAGATCGGCATCGACGTCCCCGACTTCCCCGAGGCGATCCGCCGGGCCCTGCGAATGGACCCGGACATCATCCTGGTGGGCGAAATGCGCGACCTGGCGACGATCCAGGCGGCGATCACGGCGGCCGAGACCGGCCACATCGTGTTCGGCACGTTGCACACGAACTCGGCCGAAGGGACGGTCAACCGGATCATCGACGTCTTCCCCAAGGAGCAGCAGGACCAGATCCGCACCCAGCTCTCGGTGGCGATCATCGGCGTGCTGGCCCAGGCGCTCCTGCCGCGCAAGCCCAAGGGGCTGGTGGCGGCCTACGAGATGCTGGTGGTGACGCCGGCGATCTCGAACCTGATCCGCGAGAACAAGACGTACCGCATCGACTCCTCGATCCAGACCGGCCGCAAGCACGGGATGATTCTGCTCGACGACAGCCTGTTCAACCTTTGGAAGCAGGGGCTCGTCGAGGAGACCGAAGTTCTCTACAAGGCGCGCAAGATCAACGACCTCCGCGACCGCATCGAGAACGCCAAGAAGGGGATTTTCGAGGACGAGGACGCCGAGGAGGAGGCCGCCGACTGA
- a CDS encoding type II secretion system protein: MNSPSTRARSPLAPRRRGFTLVELLVVIVIIAILIALLLPAINGAVRTAKVAAASAEINQIAQALAQFKAQYGVDPPSRIVLSETGNYSPAYLGNTLAPLGPRSVSYLRRIWPKMTLSTTGPLSASQIPGGWYDFNGDNKAPTIANGLLTSGQIHVLDGAECLVFFLGGLPGIVDGAYTTTGFSKNPSNPAINSNITPLGANRSSPTFEFRPGRLNDNYPVFANGTTGNGFPEYSDNLSASGTPQPFVYFSSYEGAGYDPDDVNYAEEGALKDGTVVNATWAATGQPSSGIGSIFFNEVNGSFAPNPYTNGAPIVSTGNTVNPEYINKNSFQIISAGIDGQFGPGGGYKANATDPLVFNAAAAMPVNLAPSMRQREQDNVTNFKGGRLD; the protein is encoded by the coding sequence ATGAACAGCCCCTCGACCCGAGCCCGCAGCCCCCTCGCCCCCCGCCGGCGCGGCTTCACGCTGGTGGAGCTGCTGGTGGTCATCGTGATCATCGCCATCCTGATCGCCCTGCTGCTGCCGGCGATCAACGGCGCCGTCCGCACCGCCAAGGTCGCCGCGGCGTCGGCCGAGATCAACCAGATCGCGCAGGCCCTGGCCCAGTTCAAGGCGCAGTACGGCGTGGACCCGCCGTCGCGGATCGTCCTCAGCGAGACGGGCAACTACTCGCCGGCCTATCTCGGCAACACTCTGGCTCCGCTCGGACCGCGGTCGGTCTCGTACCTGCGGCGGATCTGGCCCAAGATGACGCTCAGCACGACGGGCCCCCTCAGCGCGAGCCAGATCCCCGGAGGCTGGTACGACTTCAACGGCGACAACAAAGCGCCCACGATCGCCAACGGCCTTCTGACCAGCGGTCAGATCCACGTCCTCGACGGCGCCGAGTGCCTGGTCTTCTTCCTGGGCGGCCTGCCGGGGATCGTCGACGGGGCGTACACCACGACCGGGTTCTCCAAGAACCCCTCGAACCCGGCGATCAACTCTAACATCACCCCGCTGGGCGCCAACCGGTCGTCGCCGACGTTCGAGTTCCGCCCTGGTCGGCTCAACGACAACTACCCGGTGTTCGCCAACGGGACGACGGGCAACGGCTTCCCCGAATACTCCGACAACCTGAGCGCCTCGGGCACGCCGCAGCCGTTCGTCTACTTCTCTTCCTACGAGGGGGCCGGCTACGACCCCGACGACGTGAATTACGCCGAGGAGGGGGCGCTCAAGGACGGCACCGTCGTGAACGCGACGTGGGCGGCCACCGGCCAGCCCAGTTCGGGGATCGGCTCCATCTTTTTCAACGAGGTCAACGGCAGCTTCGCCCCCAACCCCTACACCAACGGGGCGCCCATCGTATCGACGGGCAACACCGTGAATCCGGAATACATCAACAAGAACTCGTTCCAGATCATCTCGGCGGGGATCGACGGGCAATTCGGACCCGGCGGCGGGTACAAGGCCAACGCGACCGATCCGCTCGTGTTCAACGCCGCCGCGGCGATGCCCGTCAACCTGGCGCCCAGCATGCGGCAGCGGGAACAAGACAACGTGACGAACTTCAAGGGGGGCCGGCTCGACTGA
- a CDS encoding GspE/PulE family protein, translating into MAKSRDWTEILIRRGVIGPDQLKEAERSGGAVEDALVKLGYADADDIVKAKAEQHGLAFIELREVEIPASVVNLVPESLARENIVMPMSEGNGTIRVIMHDPMGFETIEKLRFVLNREIEVALAPREAIIEAINKYYGGSASETESVDSMLTEFTDTQIDFAEDGTPNTLSRTNTLEEGDAPVIRLVHLIIQEAVTMRASDIHVEPFAERVRIRYRIDGVLMERDSAPRRLLGAMVSRLKIMGSIDIAEKRRPQDGRIKINVAGKDIDLRVSILPTTHGQSVVMRILDRENIKVGLQDLGFSDDDFARFKQLIKRPNGILLVTGPTGSGKTTTLYAALNELNRPDVKIITAEDPVEYYLPGVNQCEVKAKIGMTFARIIRAMLRQNPNILLVGEIRDLETAETAIQASLTGHLVFSTLHTNDAPSAITRLVDIGIQPFLVASSVLAIMAQRLVRKVCPKCKVRYEPPPHVLAGIGLRPEIAKKANFMKGKGCSHCSKKGYRGRLGIYELMILTNQVREMAFKGESTMAIRKVARKQGMRTLFEDGVIKAIKGITTLDEVLRITQHDIASEPTPAAPTAAKK; encoded by the coding sequence ATGGCCAAAAGTCGGGATTGGACGGAAATCCTCATTCGACGCGGCGTGATCGGGCCCGATCAGCTCAAGGAAGCGGAGCGTTCCGGCGGCGCCGTCGAGGACGCGCTGGTGAAGCTCGGTTATGCGGACGCCGACGATATCGTGAAGGCCAAGGCCGAGCAGCACGGCCTCGCGTTCATCGAGCTCCGCGAAGTCGAGATCCCGGCGTCGGTGGTCAACCTCGTGCCGGAATCGCTCGCGCGCGAGAACATCGTGATGCCGATGTCCGAAGGCAATGGCACGATTCGCGTCATCATGCATGACCCCATGGGGTTCGAGACGATCGAGAAGCTGCGGTTCGTCCTGAATCGGGAGATCGAGGTCGCCCTGGCCCCGCGCGAGGCGATCATCGAGGCGATCAACAAGTATTACGGTGGTTCGGCGTCCGAGACCGAGTCGGTCGACTCGATGCTCACGGAATTCACGGATACGCAGATCGACTTCGCCGAAGACGGGACGCCGAACACCCTCTCTCGGACCAATACGCTGGAAGAAGGGGATGCCCCGGTCATCCGGTTGGTGCACCTGATCATCCAGGAAGCCGTGACGATGCGGGCGTCGGACATTCACGTCGAGCCGTTCGCCGAGCGGGTGCGGATCCGGTACCGGATCGACGGGGTGCTGATGGAGCGCGACAGCGCGCCTCGGCGGCTCCTGGGCGCCATGGTCAGTCGTCTCAAGATCATGGGCTCCATCGACATCGCCGAGAAGCGACGGCCCCAGGACGGCCGGATCAAGATCAACGTCGCCGGCAAGGACATCGACCTCCGCGTCAGCATCCTCCCCACCACCCACGGTCAGTCGGTCGTCATGCGCATCCTCGACCGCGAGAACATCAAGGTCGGGCTCCAGGACCTGGGGTTCTCGGACGACGACTTCGCCCGCTTCAAGCAACTGATCAAACGTCCCAACGGCATCTTGCTGGTCACCGGGCCGACCGGGTCGGGCAAGACCACCACCCTGTACGCCGCACTCAACGAGCTGAACCGGCCGGACGTCAAGATCATCACGGCCGAGGACCCCGTCGAATACTACCTCCCGGGCGTGAACCAATGTGAGGTGAAAGCCAAGATCGGAATGACCTTCGCGCGGATCATTCGAGCCATGCTGCGGCAGAATCCCAACATCCTGCTCGTCGGCGAAATCCGCGATTTGGAGACCGCCGAGACCGCGATCCAGGCCTCACTGACGGGACACTTGGTTTTCAGTACATTGCACACGAACGATGCGCCCAGCGCCATTACACGTCTGGTGGATATCGGCATCCAGCCGTTCCTTGTCGCTAGTTCCGTGCTTGCGATCATGGCTCAACGCTTGGTGCGGAAGGTGTGTCCCAAGTGCAAGGTTCGGTATGAGCCGCCGCCGCACGTCCTGGCGGGTATCGGCCTTCGTCCGGAGATCGCCAAGAAAGCCAACTTCATGAAGGGGAAGGGCTGTAGTCATTGCAGCAAGAAGGGCTACCGAGGCCGTCTCGGGATCTACGAGCTGATGATCTTGACCAACCAGGTCCGCGAGATGGCGTTCAAGGGCGAATCCACCATGGCGATTCGTAAAGTGGCTCGCAAGCAGGGGATGCGTACCCTGTTCGAGGACGGCGTGATCAAGGCGATCAAGGGGATCACCACCCTGGACGAGGTCCTCCGGATCACCCAGCACGACATCGCCTCCGAGCCGACTCCGGCGGCCCCGACGGCCGCGAAGAAATAG
- a CDS encoding UxaA family hydrolase, with protein MANAAGAAQAVLLRDDDNVAVAARPIPAGSRLSFGPESVEVREPIALGHKVALAAIAPGEPVRKYGQVIGFASRPIPAGAHVHVHNLKADLFERDYAYATERPAGRTGEPPRTFQGFLRPDGRVGTRNYVAVISTVNCSASTSRYIADRFRDRDFRADYPNVDGVFAITHKGGCGLPFEGQDHKNLERVLAGFANHPNVAAYVIVGLGCEGAYAEHLIDSQQLTLLVRNGDGRRPTAPPRPRVLNIQDEGGITRTVEAAVAAVEQLLPEANAWRRSEQPASKICLAMECGGSDGNSGVTANPALGVAADLLIAQGGTAVLGETTEIYGAEHLLTRRAVSAEVGRKLVDRIKWWEWYTGVFGAEINNNPSPGNKAGGLSTIYEKSLGALAKAGSTALVDVVDYAQAVPGPGLVFMDTPGYDPPCTTGLVAGGANVLVFTTGRGSVLGLKPTPCVKLATNTPMYDKMKDDMDLDAGPILEGESVESVGRRLFERILEVASGDLTKSERIGVGEEEFAPWTIGPTL; from the coding sequence ATGGCGAATGCTGCCGGCGCGGCTCAGGCCGTTCTGCTTCGAGACGACGACAACGTGGCCGTCGCGGCCCGGCCGATCCCGGCGGGCTCGCGGTTGAGCTTCGGCCCGGAGTCGGTCGAGGTCCGCGAGCCGATCGCGCTGGGCCACAAGGTCGCCCTGGCCGCGATCGCGCCGGGCGAACCGGTGCGGAAATACGGCCAGGTGATCGGCTTCGCGTCCAGGCCGATTCCCGCCGGGGCGCACGTCCACGTCCACAACTTGAAGGCCGACCTATTCGAGCGCGACTACGCGTACGCGACGGAGCGCCCGGCGGGCCGGACGGGCGAGCCCCCGCGGACGTTCCAGGGCTTCCTCCGTCCCGACGGCCGGGTGGGCACGCGCAACTACGTCGCCGTCATCAGCACGGTGAACTGTTCGGCGAGCACGTCGCGGTACATCGCCGACCGGTTCCGCGATCGCGATTTCCGGGCCGACTATCCGAACGTGGACGGCGTCTTCGCGATCACCCATAAGGGAGGCTGCGGGCTGCCGTTCGAGGGCCAGGACCACAAGAACCTCGAGCGCGTGCTGGCGGGCTTCGCCAACCACCCGAACGTCGCGGCGTACGTGATCGTCGGCCTGGGGTGCGAGGGAGCCTACGCCGAGCACCTGATCGACAGCCAGCAGTTGACGCTTCTGGTCCGCAACGGCGACGGCCGGCGGCCGACAGCGCCTCCTAGACCTCGGGTTCTCAATATCCAGGACGAGGGGGGGATCACCCGGACGGTCGAGGCCGCGGTCGCGGCGGTGGAACAGCTCTTGCCCGAGGCGAACGCCTGGCGGCGGTCGGAGCAGCCGGCGTCGAAGATCTGCCTGGCGATGGAGTGCGGCGGCTCTGACGGCAACTCCGGGGTCACGGCCAACCCGGCCCTGGGCGTCGCGGCCGATCTGCTCATCGCCCAAGGAGGGACGGCCGTCCTGGGAGAGACCACCGAGATCTACGGCGCCGAGCATCTGCTGACGCGGCGGGCGGTCTCGGCCGAGGTCGGTCGCAAGCTCGTCGATCGGATCAAGTGGTGGGAGTGGTACACTGGCGTCTTCGGCGCCGAGATCAACAACAACCCGTCCCCCGGCAACAAGGCGGGGGGGCTCTCGACGATCTACGAGAAGTCGCTCGGAGCGCTCGCCAAGGCGGGCTCGACCGCGCTGGTGGACGTGGTCGATTACGCCCAGGCGGTGCCCGGCCCCGGTCTGGTGTTCATGGACACCCCCGGCTACGACCCGCCTTGCACGACGGGCCTGGTGGCCGGCGGCGCCAACGTCCTGGTCTTCACCACCGGGCGGGGGAGCGTGCTGGGACTGAAGCCGACCCCTTGCGTCAAGCTCGCCACCAACACGCCGATGTACGATAAGATGAAGGACGACATGGACCTCGACGCCGGGCCGATCCTCGAAGGCGAGTCGGTCGAGAGCGTCGGCCGCAGGCTCTTCGAGCGGATTCTCGAAGTCGCCAGCGGCGACTTGACCAAGAGCGAGCGGATCGGGGTGGGCGAGGAGGAATTCGCCCCCTGGACGATCGGGCCGACCCTCTGA
- a CDS encoding type II secretion system F family protein, protein MPTYQYEAMDHTGREVKDAIDAATQEEAQQLIRQKGFFVTKISEKAKKTRKTGAAKKGGRRKKKSFTIGRISTKQLCTFTRQLSTLQDAGLPILRSLKILEGQCKPGVLKNSLADVIEDIESGQTLSEAFAKHPKAFDRLYCNMIKAGEAGGALEAILQRLADFKEKSQSLKRKIKGAMVYPVVVIFVACVIVGFILYFIIPKFESIFKDFGVPLPKMTIFLITASHFLIKYFYLVFLSPLFLWIFIKLLYRNKTGAYVCDRVLLMIPVMGTIAEKSTVARTMRTLGTLVQSGVPILESLNIVKETAGNAVFERAFTRIYDSIREGETIAQPLREARIVDDIVVNMIDVGEETGDLDTMLNKIADNYDEEVEVAVESLVSLLEPIMIVVLGGIVGFIVIALFLPLITLIEKLSG, encoded by the coding sequence ATGCCGACCTATCAATACGAAGCCATGGACCACACCGGGCGCGAGGTGAAGGACGCCATCGACGCCGCGACCCAGGAAGAGGCCCAGCAGCTCATCCGCCAGAAGGGCTTCTTCGTCACCAAGATCTCGGAGAAGGCCAAGAAGACCCGCAAGACGGGGGCGGCCAAGAAGGGGGGGCGGCGGAAGAAGAAGTCGTTCACCATCGGCCGGATCTCGACCAAGCAGCTTTGCACCTTCACGCGCCAGCTTTCGACCCTTCAGGACGCCGGCCTGCCGATCCTCCGCAGCTTGAAGATCCTCGAGGGCCAGTGCAAGCCGGGCGTGCTCAAGAACTCGCTCGCCGACGTGATCGAGGACATCGAGAGCGGCCAGACCCTCTCCGAGGCGTTCGCCAAGCACCCCAAGGCCTTCGACCGGCTCTACTGCAACATGATCAAGGCCGGCGAGGCCGGCGGCGCCCTGGAAGCCATTCTCCAGCGCCTGGCGGACTTCAAGGAGAAGTCGCAATCGCTGAAGCGAAAGATCAAGGGGGCCATGGTCTACCCGGTCGTGGTCATCTTCGTCGCCTGCGTGATCGTCGGTTTCATCCTCTATTTCATCATCCCCAAGTTCGAGTCGATCTTCAAAGACTTCGGCGTGCCGCTGCCCAAGATGACGATCTTCTTGATCACGGCCAGCCACTTCCTGATCAAGTACTTCTACCTCGTCTTCTTGTCGCCGCTGTTCCTGTGGATCTTCATCAAGCTCTTGTACCGTAACAAGACGGGGGCCTACGTCTGCGACCGAGTCCTCCTCATGATCCCGGTCATGGGGACGATCGCCGAGAAGTCGACCGTGGCGCGGACCATGCGCACGTTGGGGACGCTCGTCCAGTCGGGCGTGCCGATCCTCGAGTCGCTGAACATCGTCAAGGAGACGGCGGGCAACGCGGTCTTCGAGCGGGCGTTCACCCGGATCTACGACAGCATCCGCGAGGGCGAGACGATCGCCCAGCCGCTTCGCGAGGCGCGGATCGTCGACGACATCGTGGTCAACATGATCGACGTCGGCGAGGAGACGGGCGACCTCGACACCATGCTCAACAAGATCGCCGACAACTACGACGAAGAGGTCGAGGTGGCCGTCGAGTCGCTCGTCAGCCTGCTCGAGCCGATCATGATCGTGGTTCTGGGCGGCATCGTCGGCTTCATCGTCATCGCCCTGTTCCTCCCCCTGATCACGCTGATCGAGAAGCTCTCGGGATGA